A single Calidifontibacter indicus DNA region contains:
- a CDS encoding formimidoylglutamate deiminase — protein MSRFWCEYAILPGGLVAGVRLTVDDTGRFALVGQGDRQDGDSILRGVTMPGFANTHSHAFHRALRGRTHDNGGTFWTWRERMYHVAAQLNPDNYLALARATYAEMALAGITTVGEFHYVHHQPGGTPYADPNEMGKALQQAAAEAGIGITLLDTCYLAGGLGKDGHTPLNDEQLRFGDGDVAAWGKRVADLHHTDGFRVGTAMHSVRAVPFEQLKEASAVARQVCDAPFSIDPLHVHVSEQPAENQACLDFYGRTPVRLLADAGLLDGNLSAVHATHLTDDDIRLLGDAGAWASFCPTTERDLADGIGPAKALRDNGVRISLGSDQHAVIDLIEDARAVEMHERLVTNERGRFTPAQLLGMATEHAGIGWADTGRLEAGLRADFVTVGLDSVRTAGSDPAQIMLSATAADVHTVVRAGETIVSEGLHRLGDIGALLTEAIAPLWEDK, from the coding sequence ATGAGCAGGTTCTGGTGCGAGTACGCCATCCTGCCCGGCGGCCTGGTCGCCGGCGTCCGGTTGACCGTCGACGACACCGGTCGTTTCGCGCTGGTCGGCCAGGGCGATCGCCAGGACGGCGACTCGATCCTGCGCGGCGTCACGATGCCCGGCTTCGCCAACACCCACAGCCACGCCTTCCACCGCGCGCTCCGCGGCCGCACGCATGACAACGGCGGCACCTTCTGGACCTGGCGCGAGCGGATGTATCACGTTGCGGCGCAACTGAACCCGGACAACTACCTCGCCCTCGCCCGGGCGACGTACGCCGAGATGGCACTGGCCGGCATCACCACCGTCGGGGAGTTCCACTACGTGCACCACCAGCCCGGTGGCACGCCGTACGCCGACCCGAACGAGATGGGCAAGGCGCTGCAGCAGGCCGCCGCGGAGGCCGGCATCGGCATCACGCTGCTCGACACCTGCTACCTCGCCGGCGGACTCGGCAAGGACGGACACACCCCGCTGAACGACGAGCAGCTGCGATTCGGCGACGGCGACGTGGCGGCGTGGGGCAAGCGGGTGGCCGACCTGCACCACACCGACGGGTTCCGGGTGGGCACGGCGATGCACTCGGTGCGCGCTGTGCCCTTCGAGCAACTCAAGGAGGCGTCGGCGGTGGCTCGGCAGGTCTGCGACGCGCCGTTCTCGATCGACCCGTTGCACGTGCACGTGAGCGAGCAACCGGCCGAGAACCAAGCCTGCCTCGACTTCTACGGACGCACCCCGGTGCGCCTGCTCGCCGATGCCGGACTGCTCGACGGCAACCTGTCGGCGGTGCACGCCACGCACCTGACCGACGACGACATCCGTCTGCTCGGCGACGCCGGTGCGTGGGCGAGCTTCTGCCCGACCACCGAGCGCGACCTCGCCGACGGCATCGGGCCGGCGAAAGCGCTGCGCGACAACGGCGTCCGCATCTCGCTCGGCAGCGACCAGCACGCCGTGATCGATCTCATCGAGGACGCCCGCGCGGTCGAGATGCACGAACGCCTGGTGACGAACGAGCGCGGCCGGTTCACCCCGGCGCAACTGCTCGGCATGGCGACCGAGCACGCCGGCATCGGCTGGGCCGACACCGGACGCCTGGAAGCGGGTCTGCGCGCCGACTTCGTCACCGTCGGTCTCGACTCGGTGCGCACTGCCGGGTCCGACCCGGCGCAGATCATGTTGAGCGCCACGGCCGCCGACGTGCACACGGTGGTGCGCGCAGGCGAGACGATCGTCTCCGAAGGGCTGCATCGTCTCGGCGACATCGGCGCCCTGTTGACCGAAGCCATCGCACCCCTGTGGGAGGACAAGTGA
- a CDS encoding allantoate amidohydrolase yields the protein MTESDYFDTRWAELLPVGRDGGSGGYRRFAWTREDHTLREWFAGECAALGLDLTLDRMGNQWAWWGNSDETPGVVIGSHLDSVPDGGAYDGPLGVVSALATVKALQDSGFHPSTPIGVVNFGDEEGARFGVACAGSRVISGAMTAERALGLTDADGVTMAQALEKAGRSTDIGADPQTLRRIGAFVELHVEQGKALALMDPATSAVAVGTDIWPHGRWRADFAGRADHAGTTALADRSDAMLDAARFALAAREAAARRDGEQRCVATVGKLDVVPGGVNAIPSHVTAWLDARSSDESLVLGVIEDLEGLFPDALREESWTPTTRFDEALTLRVRDVLGPDTPMLGTGAGHDAGILANAGVPTTMLFVRNPTGSSHTPEEFAEADDCHAGVEALTAVVRDLAGGSR from the coding sequence ATGACCGAGTCCGACTATTTCGACACCCGGTGGGCCGAACTGCTCCCGGTCGGCCGTGACGGCGGGTCCGGGGGCTACCGCCGGTTCGCCTGGACGCGTGAGGACCACACCCTGCGCGAGTGGTTCGCCGGCGAGTGCGCGGCGCTCGGGCTCGACCTCACGCTCGACCGGATGGGAAACCAGTGGGCCTGGTGGGGCAACTCCGACGAGACCCCGGGTGTGGTCATCGGGTCGCACCTCGACTCGGTGCCGGACGGCGGTGCGTACGACGGTCCGCTCGGCGTCGTGTCCGCGCTCGCCACGGTGAAGGCGTTGCAGGACAGCGGCTTTCATCCGAGCACGCCGATCGGTGTCGTGAACTTCGGCGACGAGGAGGGTGCGCGGTTCGGCGTGGCCTGTGCGGGTTCGCGGGTGATCAGCGGGGCCATGACCGCCGAGCGCGCGCTCGGCCTCACCGACGCCGACGGGGTGACGATGGCGCAGGCGTTGGAGAAGGCGGGCCGCTCCACCGACATCGGCGCCGACCCGCAGACGCTACGCCGCATCGGGGCGTTCGTCGAACTGCACGTCGAGCAGGGCAAGGCGCTCGCGCTGATGGACCCGGCGACCTCGGCGGTCGCCGTCGGCACCGACATCTGGCCGCACGGACGGTGGCGGGCCGACTTCGCCGGGCGCGCCGACCACGCGGGCACCACCGCCCTCGCCGATCGGTCGGACGCAATGCTCGACGCGGCTCGGTTCGCACTCGCGGCCCGCGAGGCGGCAGCCCGGCGCGACGGTGAACAGCGTTGTGTCGCAACGGTCGGCAAGCTCGACGTGGTGCCGGGTGGGGTCAACGCGATCCCGTCGCACGTCACGGCCTGGCTCGACGCGCGCTCGTCCGACGAGTCGCTCGTGCTCGGGGTCATCGAAGACCTCGAGGGCCTCTTCCCGGACGCCCTGCGCGAGGAGTCGTGGACGCCCACGACCCGCTTCGACGAGGCGCTCACGCTGCGCGTGCGCGACGTGCTCGGCCCCGACACCCCGATGCTCGGCACCGGCGCCGGCCACGACGCGGGCATCCTGGCCAATGCGGGCGTGCCGACGACGATGCTGTTCGTGCGCAACCCGACCGGCTCGTCGCACACCCCCGAGGAGTTCGCGGAGGCCGACGACTGCCATGCCGGTGTCGAGGCCCTCACCGCGGTCGTGCGCGACCTGGCAGGAGGGTCGCGATGA
- a CDS encoding aminoacyl-tRNA deacylase yields MVEQVTTAAIEAVQAAGIAHEVTRDGKVSSLEEAAAARGIEPRDLIKTLVVRVSDDQYVFVLVPGDRQFAWPKVRALLGTNRLSMPDAATAREVTGYERGTITPFGSQRALPVYADEHLRGRRISLGGGAHGVGLTVGGDDVIAHFDATVADLSE; encoded by the coding sequence ATGGTTGAGCAGGTCACGACAGCGGCGATCGAAGCGGTGCAGGCGGCGGGCATCGCCCACGAGGTCACCCGGGACGGCAAGGTGTCGAGCCTGGAGGAGGCGGCAGCGGCCCGCGGCATCGAGCCGCGCGACCTCATCAAGACGCTGGTGGTGCGGGTGAGCGACGACCAGTACGTCTTCGTGCTCGTGCCGGGCGACCGGCAGTTCGCCTGGCCGAAGGTGCGGGCGCTGCTCGGCACCAACCGGCTCTCGATGCCCGACGCCGCGACCGCTCGCGAGGTCACCGGCTACGAGCGCGGCACGATCACCCCGTTCGGGTCGCAGCGTGCGCTGCCGGTCTACGCCGACGAGCACCTGCGCGGCCGCCGCATCTCGCTCGGTGGGGGCGCCCACGGCGTCGGCCTGACGGTCGGCGGCGACGACGTCATCGCACACTTCGACGCCACCGTCGCCGACCTGTCGGAGTAA
- a CDS encoding purine-cytosine permease family protein, translated as MASASGVEQRSIDYVPRSERHGTPSSQFTLWFGANMQITAVVDGALAVVFGAHALWAIVGLFIGNLAGGAVMALHSAQGPKLGLPQMISSRAQFGVFGAALPLVLVILMYLGFAATGTVLSGQAINKILHVDATWVGIVIFGLLTFVVAAFGYRWIHRLGRVATVIGILGWAWITFRIFTEYNGADLLANPTFGFVPFLLAVSLGAGWQLTFGPYVADYSRYLPEETPATRTFNATLWGSVLGSMWSMTLGALIASIPKSGFLGNQVGFVGTLAGGGAIAIVLYFVIVVGKLTVNTLNAYGGSMTMLTTVTGFSKKAVVKPAMRMTFVFVFLALSVIVALAASADFLDNFRNFVLLLLMVFTPWSAINLIDFYLVSKERVDIPALYDPDGRYGRFNVPALATYVIGIVVQIPFLAQSMYTGPLTDKLGGADISWIIGLVVPGVIYYCWGRATNRAPEHTIYPADADLAEPGAVGER; from the coding sequence ATGGCCTCCGCCTCCGGTGTCGAGCAGCGCAGCATCGACTACGTGCCGCGCAGCGAGCGACACGGCACCCCGTCCAGCCAGTTCACCCTGTGGTTCGGCGCCAACATGCAGATCACCGCGGTCGTCGACGGCGCCCTCGCCGTGGTCTTCGGCGCGCACGCGCTGTGGGCGATCGTCGGCCTTTTCATCGGCAACCTCGCGGGTGGGGCGGTCATGGCGCTGCACTCCGCGCAGGGTCCGAAACTCGGTCTGCCGCAGATGATCTCCAGCCGCGCGCAGTTCGGCGTCTTCGGTGCCGCGCTGCCGCTCGTGCTGGTCATCCTGATGTACCTCGGCTTCGCCGCCACCGGCACCGTGCTGTCGGGGCAGGCGATCAACAAGATCCTGCATGTCGACGCCACGTGGGTCGGCATCGTCATCTTCGGTCTGCTGACCTTCGTCGTCGCGGCCTTCGGCTACCGGTGGATCCACCGGCTCGGACGCGTCGCGACCGTCATCGGCATTCTCGGGTGGGCGTGGATCACCTTCCGCATCTTCACCGAGTACAACGGCGCCGACCTGCTGGCCAACCCCACCTTCGGTTTCGTGCCGTTCCTGCTCGCCGTGTCGCTCGGCGCCGGGTGGCAGCTGACGTTCGGCCCGTACGTCGCCGACTACTCCCGCTACCTGCCCGAGGAAACCCCGGCGACGCGCACCTTCAACGCCACACTCTGGGGTTCGGTGCTCGGCTCGATGTGGTCGATGACGCTCGGAGCGCTCATCGCCTCGATCCCGAAGTCGGGCTTCCTCGGCAACCAGGTCGGCTTCGTCGGCACCCTCGCCGGCGGCGGGGCGATCGCGATCGTCCTCTACTTCGTGATCGTGGTCGGCAAGCTCACCGTCAACACCCTCAACGCGTACGGCGGTTCGATGACGATGCTCACCACCGTCACCGGCTTCTCCAAGAAGGCCGTCGTGAAGCCGGCGATGCGCATGACGTTCGTCTTCGTCTTCCTGGCGCTGTCGGTGATCGTGGCGCTCGCCGCGTCGGCCGACTTCCTCGACAACTTCCGCAACTTCGTGCTGTTGCTGCTGATGGTCTTCACCCCGTGGAGTGCGATCAACCTGATCGACTTCTACCTGGTTTCCAAGGAGCGGGTCGACATTCCCGCGCTCTACGACCCGGACGGTCGGTACGGCAGGTTCAACGTGCCGGCGCTCGCGACCTACGTGATCGGCATCGTCGTGCAGATCCCGTTCCTCGCGCAGAGCATGTACACCGGTCCGCTGACAGACAAGCTCGGCGGCGCCGACATCAGCTGGATCATCGGCCTCGTCGTGCCGGGAGTCATCTACTACTGCTGGGGTCGGGCGACCAACCGAGCACCGGAGCACACGATCTACCCGGCCGACGCCGATCTCGCCGAGCCGGGGGCGGTCGGCGAGCGGTGA
- a CDS encoding urocanate hydratase produces the protein MEGARPVRAPRGTEISAKSWQTEAPMRMLMNNLDPEVAERPDDLVVYGGTGRAARSWAAFDAIVETLKDLEPNETLLVQSGKPVGVITTNEWAPRVLIANSHLVPDWATWPEFRRLEAEGLMMYGQMTAGSWIYIATQGILQGTYETFAAVAKKRFDGTLAGTITLTGGCGGMGGAQPLAVTLNGGVCLIADVDRTRLERRVAKRYLTEIADDLDDAVQRANKAREEKRAVSIGIVGNAAEIFPQLLERHRKGDITIDVVTDQTSAHDPLSYLPVEVSVQEWQREAEGDPTGFTKKSRESMARQVQAMVEFQDEGAEVFDYGNSIRDEARTAGYNRAFAFPGFVPAYIRPLFCEGLGPFRWVALSGDPEDIKVTDEALKELFPENEHLHRWLDAAGEFVEFEGLPARICWLGYGERHKAGQLFNQLVKEGKVSAPIVIGRDHLDSGSVASPYRETEGMLDGSDAIADWPLLNALTATSSGATWVSLHHGGGVGIGRSIHAGQVGVADGTDLAAAKLTALLTNDPAMGVFRHVDAGYQRAVDVARERGARVPMEPTVRDADDADAAQRAATQKAASSKAPKAGD, from the coding sequence ATGGAAGGTGCACGTCCGGTGCGCGCCCCGCGCGGAACCGAGATCTCTGCCAAGTCGTGGCAGACCGAGGCTCCGATGCGGATGCTCATGAACAACCTCGACCCGGAGGTCGCCGAGCGCCCCGACGACCTGGTGGTCTACGGCGGCACGGGCCGTGCGGCCCGTAGTTGGGCGGCGTTCGACGCGATCGTCGAGACGTTGAAAGACCTCGAACCCAACGAGACCCTGTTGGTGCAGTCGGGCAAGCCGGTCGGCGTGATCACCACCAACGAGTGGGCGCCGCGCGTGCTCATCGCCAACTCCCACCTGGTGCCCGACTGGGCCACCTGGCCGGAGTTCCGCCGGCTCGAGGCCGAGGGCCTGATGATGTATGGCCAGATGACCGCCGGGTCGTGGATCTACATCGCCACCCAGGGCATCCTGCAGGGCACCTACGAGACCTTCGCCGCGGTGGCGAAGAAGCGGTTCGACGGCACGCTCGCCGGCACCATCACCCTCACCGGTGGCTGTGGCGGCATGGGCGGCGCCCAGCCGTTGGCGGTCACCCTCAACGGCGGCGTCTGCCTCATCGCCGACGTCGACCGCACCCGCCTGGAGCGCCGGGTCGCCAAGCGCTACCTCACCGAGATCGCCGACGACCTCGACGACGCGGTCCAGCGCGCCAACAAGGCCCGTGAGGAGAAGCGCGCCGTCTCGATCGGCATCGTGGGCAACGCCGCCGAGATCTTCCCGCAGCTGCTCGAGCGGCACCGCAAGGGCGACATCACGATCGACGTCGTCACCGACCAGACCTCCGCCCACGACCCGCTGTCCTACCTGCCGGTCGAGGTGTCGGTGCAGGAGTGGCAGCGCGAGGCCGAGGGCGACCCGACCGGCTTCACCAAGAAGTCGCGCGAGTCGATGGCCCGCCAGGTGCAGGCGATGGTGGAGTTCCAGGACGAGGGTGCCGAGGTCTTCGACTACGGCAACTCGATCCGCGACGAGGCCCGCACCGCCGGTTACAACCGCGCGTTCGCGTTCCCCGGCTTCGTGCCCGCCTACATCCGCCCGCTCTTCTGCGAGGGCCTCGGCCCGTTCCGTTGGGTGGCCCTGTCGGGCGACCCGGAGGACATCAAGGTGACCGATGAGGCCCTCAAGGAACTCTTCCCCGAGAACGAGCACCTGCACCGCTGGCTCGACGCCGCGGGCGAGTTCGTGGAGTTCGAGGGCCTGCCGGCACGCATCTGCTGGCTGGGCTACGGCGAGCGGCACAAGGCCGGCCAGCTGTTCAACCAGTTGGTCAAGGAGGGCAAGGTGTCGGCGCCGATCGTCATCGGACGCGACCACCTCGACTCCGGCTCGGTCGCCTCGCCCTACCGCGAGACCGAGGGCATGCTCGACGGTTCCGACGCGATCGCCGACTGGCCGCTGCTCAACGCGCTCACCGCGACCAGCTCCGGCGCCACCTGGGTGTCCCTGCACCACGGCGGCGGCGTCGGCATCGGCCGCTCGATCCACGCCGGCCAGGTGGGTGTCGCCGACGGCACCGACCTCGCCGCGGCGAAGCTCACCGCGCTGCTGACCAACGACCCGGCGATGGGTGTCTTCCGGCACGTCGACGCCGGCTACCAGCGCGCGGTCGACGTGGCCCGCGAGCGGGGCGCACGGGTGCCGATGGAGCCCACCGTCCGCGACGCCGACGATGCGGACGCGGCGCAGCGCGCGGCGACGCAGAAGGCCGCGAGCTCCAAGGCACCGAAGGCCGGCGACTGA
- the hutH gene encoding histidine ammonia-lyase: MATTQHPQPGESVAVSSHASLPQRAPRDLFVQDGDQYVVRTVQVGIGAVTIDDVVAVARYDAPIALTDDSRAEVAKSRTIIEGLAGDTVAHYGVSTGFGALANTSIPPQKRQQLQRSLVASHAAGSGPLVEREVVRALMLLRISTLATGRTGIRPETLDTYVSMLNAGITPCVREYGSLGCSGDLAPLAHCALALMGEGDVALADGTLVCAAEAFEQHGIAPVVLQEKEGLALINGTDGMLGMLCLAIHDLRMLLTTADLTCAMSIDGLLGTDDVFAADLQALRPHPGQALSAENLRNLMKDSGIRESHRDPHACTRVQDAYSMRCTPQVNGAARDTLAHAVQVAERELAAAVDNPVITLDGRVESNGNFHGAPVAYVLDFLAIVTADVASISERRTDRALDVARNHGLPPFLAHDPGTDSGHMIAQYTAAGIVSEMKRLAAPASVDSIPSSAMQEDHVSMGWAAGRKLRRSVDGLQRVLAVELLTAARAIRLRAPLQPSPAVRGVLDALDAGVPGPDRFLAPEIQAAFDLITAGGAIGATGLDLN; the protein is encoded by the coding sequence ATGGCAACCACGCAGCACCCGCAGCCGGGCGAATCGGTCGCAGTGTCCTCCCACGCATCGCTGCCGCAGCGCGCGCCGCGCGACCTGTTCGTGCAGGACGGCGACCAGTACGTCGTGCGCACGGTGCAGGTCGGCATCGGCGCCGTGACGATCGACGACGTCGTCGCGGTGGCCCGGTACGACGCGCCGATCGCGCTCACCGACGACTCGCGGGCCGAGGTGGCCAAGTCGCGCACGATCATCGAGGGTCTCGCCGGCGACACCGTCGCCCACTACGGCGTGAGCACCGGGTTCGGGGCGCTCGCCAATACGAGTATCCCGCCGCAGAAGCGCCAGCAACTGCAGCGTTCGCTGGTCGCGTCCCACGCCGCCGGGTCGGGCCCACTGGTCGAGCGCGAGGTCGTCCGCGCGCTGATGCTGCTGCGCATCTCGACGTTGGCCACCGGCCGCACCGGCATCCGCCCCGAGACCCTCGACACCTACGTGTCGATGCTCAACGCCGGCATCACGCCGTGCGTGCGCGAGTACGGCTCACTCGGGTGCTCCGGCGACCTGGCCCCGCTGGCCCACTGCGCGCTCGCGCTCATGGGGGAGGGCGATGTCGCGCTCGCCGACGGCACGCTCGTCTGCGCGGCCGAAGCCTTCGAGCAGCACGGCATCGCACCCGTCGTGTTGCAGGAGAAGGAGGGCCTGGCCCTCATCAACGGCACCGACGGCATGCTCGGCATGCTCTGCCTCGCGATCCACGACCTGCGGATGCTGCTGACCACCGCCGACCTCACCTGCGCGATGAGCATCGACGGACTGCTCGGCACCGACGACGTGTTCGCGGCCGACCTGCAGGCGCTGCGCCCGCACCCCGGCCAGGCCCTGTCGGCCGAGAACCTGCGGAACCTCATGAAGGACAGCGGTATTCGGGAGAGCCACCGCGACCCGCACGCCTGCACCCGGGTGCAGGACGCCTACTCGATGCGCTGCACCCCGCAGGTCAACGGTGCCGCCCGCGACACCCTCGCCCACGCGGTGCAGGTGGCCGAGCGCGAACTCGCGGCCGCCGTCGACAACCCCGTGATCACCCTCGACGGACGCGTGGAGAGCAACGGAAACTTCCACGGCGCGCCGGTCGCCTACGTGCTCGATTTCCTCGCGATCGTCACCGCCGACGTCGCCAGCATCAGTGAGCGGCGCACCGACCGCGCCCTCGACGTCGCCCGCAACCACGGGTTGCCGCCGTTCCTCGCGCACGACCCCGGCACCGACTCCGGCCACATGATCGCGCAGTACACCGCCGCCGGCATCGTCTCGGAGATGAAGCGACTGGCCGCCCCGGCAAGCGTCGACTCGATCCCGAGCAGCGCGATGCAGGAAGACCACGTGTCGATGGGGTGGGCCGCCGGCCGCAAGCTGCGCCGCAGCGTCGACGGACTCCAGCGGGTGCTGGCCGTCGAACTGCTCACCGCCGCCCGGGCGATCCGCTTGCGCGCACCGCTGCAGCCGTCGCCCGCCGTCCGCGGAGTGCTCGACGCGCTGGACGCGGGTGTGCCGGGCCCCGACCGCTTCCTGGCTCCCGAGATCCAGGCCGCTTTCGACCTCATCACCGCCGGTGGCGCGATCGGCGCAACCGGCCTCGACCTCAACTGA
- a CDS encoding IclR family transcriptional regulator, with the protein MSGASDAIALLQLLATKATPQPGANLARELGLPRSTTYRLLGVLADAGLVSHDAEDRRFGLGPAAYELGSAYTRQAPLQRVALPAVRSFVDRTGQNAHLAVLHGRDVLYVIEERAPERPMLVTDVGVRLPATLTASGLVMLAYLPSAQVRALFPGRDDFVQRNGAGPTSLTVLRSELAQVRARGYAQENGTVTKGLASVAACVLDHTGLPAAGLACTFTDDLDAATRAELAREVTASAATLSRRLGHH; encoded by the coding sequence GTGTCGGGGGCGAGTGACGCGATCGCCCTGTTGCAGTTGCTGGCGACCAAGGCGACGCCGCAGCCGGGCGCGAACCTCGCCCGCGAACTCGGGCTCCCCCGGTCGACCACCTACCGGCTGCTCGGGGTGCTCGCCGACGCCGGCCTGGTCAGCCACGACGCCGAGGACCGCCGCTTCGGACTCGGCCCGGCGGCGTACGAACTCGGCTCGGCCTACACCCGGCAGGCGCCGCTGCAGCGCGTTGCGCTGCCCGCCGTCCGATCGTTCGTCGACCGCACCGGCCAGAACGCACACCTCGCGGTGCTGCACGGGCGCGACGTGCTCTATGTCATCGAGGAGCGCGCGCCTGAGCGCCCGATGCTGGTGACGGACGTCGGGGTGCGACTGCCCGCGACCCTCACCGCGTCGGGCTTGGTGATGCTGGCATATCTACCGTCCGCCCAGGTGCGTGCGCTCTTCCCCGGACGCGACGACTTCGTGCAGCGCAACGGCGCCGGCCCGACGTCGCTCACCGTGCTGCGCTCCGAGCTGGCACAGGTGAGAGCGCGCGGCTATGCACAGGAGAACGGCACTGTCACAAAGGGATTGGCGTCGGTGGCTGCCTGCGTGCTCGACCACACCGGCCTCCCCGCAGCCGGCCTCGCCTGCACCTTCACCGACGACCTCGACGCAGCCACCCGCGCCGAGTTGGCCCGCGAGGTGACCGCCAGCGCGGCCACGCTCAGCCGCCGCCTCGGCCACCACTGA
- a CDS encoding NAD(P)H-quinone oxidoreductase translates to MRAVTLPKFGDESVLTVAEVPDPELRDGEVLVRVAAAGVNRADLMQRIGVYPPPKGESEIPGLEVSGTVEALADGVEGWKVGDEVCAVLAGGGYAELVAVPAGQLLPIPQGVSLVEAAGLPEVACTVWSNIVMTAHLADGEVFLQHGGSSGIGTMAIQVARSLGATVAVTAGSAEKLERCRELGAQILIDYKQQDFVAQIREATGGRGADVILDVIGAKYLNRNVDALAPDGRLVIIGMQGGVKAELDIAKLLGKRGSVIATSLRGRDKADKARIVAAVRDNVWPLVEAGRITPIIDRTLPLDQVADAHRLLDQSTHVGKVLLTL, encoded by the coding sequence ATGCGTGCTGTGACACTTCCGAAGTTCGGTGACGAGTCGGTGCTGACGGTGGCGGAGGTGCCCGACCCCGAGTTGCGCGACGGCGAGGTGCTCGTGCGCGTCGCGGCGGCCGGGGTCAACCGGGCCGACCTGATGCAGCGGATCGGCGTCTACCCGCCGCCGAAGGGCGAGTCGGAGATTCCGGGGCTGGAGGTGAGCGGCACCGTCGAGGCGCTCGCCGACGGGGTCGAGGGCTGGAAGGTCGGCGACGAGGTGTGTGCGGTGCTCGCCGGCGGCGGCTACGCCGAACTTGTCGCGGTGCCGGCCGGCCAACTCCTGCCGATCCCGCAGGGCGTGTCGCTGGTGGAGGCCGCGGGCCTGCCGGAGGTGGCGTGCACGGTGTGGTCGAACATCGTCATGACCGCCCACCTGGCCGACGGCGAGGTGTTCCTGCAGCACGGCGGCAGCAGCGGCATCGGCACGATGGCGATCCAGGTGGCCCGCAGCCTCGGCGCCACCGTCGCGGTGACCGCCGGGTCGGCCGAGAAGCTCGAGCGCTGCCGCGAACTCGGCGCGCAGATCCTCATCGACTACAAGCAGCAGGACTTCGTCGCGCAGATCCGCGAGGCGACCGGCGGCCGCGGCGCCGACGTCATCCTCGACGTGATCGGCGCGAAATACCTCAACCGCAATGTCGACGCGCTCGCGCCCGACGGACGGCTGGTGATCATCGGCATGCAGGGCGGGGTGAAGGCCGAACTCGACATCGCCAAGCTGCTCGGCAAGCGCGGCTCGGTGATCGCCACCTCGCTGCGCGGCCGCGACAAGGCCGACAAGGCCCGCATCGTCGCCGCCGTGCGCGACAACGTCTGGCCGCTCGTCGAGGCCGGCAGGATCACCCCGATCATCGACCGCACCCTCCCGCTCGACCAGGTGGCCGACGCGCACCGCCTGCTAGACCAGTCGACCCACGTGGGCAAGGTGCTGTTGACCCTCTGA
- a CDS encoding AEC family transporter has protein sequence MAGVLEGFSIIATVVAVGWLLAHLKVLGIEAQNVLSKVAFYVASPALLLSVMQRTPLDAVLSPNLATAAVGAIGVGVIYLLITRAKWRDSLGASMIGALCAGYVNAGNLGIPIAQYVLGDVAWVAPTLLLQLLILTPVAMAVLDADARGERPTPLRSLGRMGSNPITLGAIAGLLLTLTDTTLPTVLARPIDLLGSMAVPSMLIAFGVSLRLGPKPATGGSAPQVWTLVALKTTAQPLLAWLVGAFVFGLDGPHLFAVVVLAALPTAQNVFTYAVRYNRAVTLSRDVVFISTFVSVPVIIVISALFHL, from the coding sequence GTGGCCGGCGTGCTCGAAGGTTTCTCGATCATCGCGACCGTCGTCGCCGTCGGCTGGCTGCTGGCCCACCTCAAGGTGCTTGGCATCGAGGCGCAGAACGTGCTGTCGAAGGTGGCGTTCTATGTCGCCTCCCCGGCTCTGCTGCTCAGCGTCATGCAACGAACCCCGCTCGACGCGGTGCTCTCCCCCAACCTGGCAACGGCGGCGGTCGGCGCCATCGGTGTCGGCGTCATCTACCTGCTGATCACCCGCGCGAAGTGGCGGGATTCGTTGGGCGCCAGCATGATCGGTGCCCTGTGTGCCGGCTACGTCAACGCCGGAAATCTCGGCATCCCGATCGCCCAGTACGTGCTCGGCGACGTCGCGTGGGTCGCGCCGACGCTGCTGCTGCAGTTGCTGATCCTCACCCCGGTGGCGATGGCGGTGCTCGACGCCGATGCCCGCGGCGAGCGTCCGACCCCGCTGCGCAGCCTCGGCCGGATGGGCAGCAACCCGATCACGCTCGGCGCGATCGCCGGCCTCCTGCTCACCCTCACCGACACGACACTGCCGACCGTGCTCGCCCGCCCGATCGACCTGCTCGGCAGCATGGCCGTGCCGTCGATGCTCATCGCGTTCGGCGTGTCGTTGCGCCTCGGTCCCAAACCCGCCACCGGCGGCTCGGCGCCGCAGGTCTGGACGCTGGTGGCTCTGAAGACGACGGCGCAACCGTTGCTCGCGTGGCTGGTCGGCGCGTTCGTGTTCGGTCTCGACGGACCGCACCTGTTCGCGGTCGTCGTGCTCGCCGCCCTGCCGACGGCGCAGAACGTGTTCACGTACGCGGTGAGGTACAACCGCGCGGTCACGCTCAGCCGCGACGTGGTGTTCATCAGCACCTTCGTGTCGGTGCCGGTGATCATCGTGATCTCGGCGTTGTTCCACCTGTAG